In the Drosophila biarmipes strain raj3 chromosome X, RU_DBia_V1.1, whole genome shotgun sequence genome, one interval contains:
- the LOC108024047 gene encoding transcriptional repressor CTCF: MSNHHHHHRLAMNLDMSDVIEFVLPAKSDYSDDDNGGAVGLVDASEDATYVVLDGLGNEYDEEFLIVNEDGVEGELLVDEELQGLLVGTRVKDTTLDEQGDQYVVTELQLNEMGELVEEELDQDLGDYELSYAHPPVSEEPDDLDMDPPSSPSLPPSPSPPPPPPPPAPASKTRSSSALQIAIRSFAGQNNDDDGSVKDVKPSEKMLDEFKGPRRYLLFDDLIATIVDFDEDSTPIVEFSMISDMLDEKLPVECGICPDVMQKTKLSKHQKTHLVPGTNRYACIYCTETYRDCKYLAGHARRHMGIRPYVCELCTLYFSTKQDLRVHNQRRHLEKEHICEMCGKTFAQNTQLKRHREATHEKKRRFQCQYCQKAYYKNFSLQEHIRNVHMGKRRMLKCPFCGLQCRDAHKMARHRKEMHLSQGTYVCHLCQEEFTDINYFDAHKRSIQCRSNTRRFVNVRDGDGNQGGSGSGSISGGMMDGQDEDDEDLGLLEEDFDEDDGLLVEEGQADEQGTVNGHYLDEGEPQYVQISDYDDQRLLVENVVAEDEDEDVEEELLTEEQYLNAVQQQQQQMNHHVSGQDYNDELIYEITLKTEDN, translated from the coding sequence ATGAgcaaccaccaccaccaccaccgccttGCGATGAACCTGGACATGTCCGACGTGATCGAGTTCGTGCTGCCCGCGAAGAGCGATTACTCGGATGACGACAACGGTGGGGCCGTTGGCTTGGTGGACGCCAGCGAGGATGCCACCTACGTGGTGCTGGACGGCCTGGGCAACGAGTACGACGAGGAGTTCCTCATCGTCAACGAGGATGGCGTGGAGGGCGAACTGCTGGTGGACGAGGAGCTGCAGGGCCTGCTGGTGGGCACCCGGGTGAAGGACACGACGCTGGACGAACAGGGCGACCAGTATGTGGTCACGGAACTGCAGCTTAATGAAATGGGCGAGctggtggaggaggagctggatcAAGATCTGGGCGACTACGAGCTCAGCTACGCCCATCCACCCGTTTCCGAGGAGCCAGATGACCTGGACATGGACCCGCCATCGTCGCCTTCCCTGCCGCCGTCGCCATcgccgccaccaccgccgccgccgccggcgcCGGCCAGTAAAACGAGATCTTCATCTGCCCTCCAGATCGCCATACGCAGCTTTGCCGGCCAGAACAACGACGACGATGGCAGCGTCAAGGACGTCAAGCCCAGCGAAAAGATGCTGGACGAGTTCAAGGGACCGCGCCGCTACCTGCTCTTCGACGACCTGATAGCCACCATCGTGGACTTTGACGAGGACAGCACACCCATTGTGGAGTTCTCAATGATCAGCGACATGCTGGACGAGAAGCTGCCGGTGGAATGCGGCATTTGCCCGGATGTGATGCAGAAGACGAAACTGTCCAAGCACCAGAAGACCCATTTGGTCCCTGGCACCAATCGCTACGCCTGCATCTACTGCACGGAGACGTATAGGGACTGCAAATACCTGGCCGGTCATGCGCGGCGCCACATGGGCATCCGTCCCTATGTCTGCGAACTGTGCACCCTGTACTTCTCCACCAAGCAGGACCTGCGCGTACACAACCAGCGGCGGCATCTCGAGAAGGAGCACATTTGCGAGATGTGCGGCAAGACATTCGCCCAGAACACCCAGCTTAAGCGGCATCGCGAGGCGACGCACGAGAAGAAGCGGCGATTCCAGTGCCAGTACTGCCAGAAGGCCTACTACAAGAACTTCTCGCTGCAGGAGCACATCCGCAATGTCCACATGGGCAAGCGGCGGATGCTCAAGTGTCCGTTCTGCGGTTTGCAGTGCCGCGACGCGCACAAGATGGCCCGCCATCGCAAGGAGATGCACCTAAGCCAGGGCACGTATGTGTGTCATCTGTGCCAGGAGGAGTTCACCGACATCAACTACTTTGATGCCCACAAGCGGTCCATCCAGTGCCGCAGCAATACGCGGCGCTTTGTTAACGTTAGGGACGGAGATGGGAATCAGGGAGGCTCCGGTTCGGGATCCATTTCGGGGGGTATGATGGACGGCCAAGACGAGGATGACGAAGACCTGGGCCTGCTGGAGGAGGACTTTGACGAGGACGACGGTCTGCTGGTCGAGGAGGGCCAGGCGGACGAGCAGGGGACTGTCAATGGGCACTATTTGGACGAGGGCGAACCGCAGTACGTCCAGATATCGGATTATGACGACCAGCGTCTGCTGGTGGAGAACGTGGTCGCCgaggatgaggacgaggatgtggaggaggagctgctcACCGAGGAGCAATACTTGAATGCTgtccaacagcagcagcagcagatgaaCCACCATGTCAGTGGGCAGGACTACAACGACGAGCTGATATATGAAATCACCTTGAAGACTGAGGATAATTGA